The window TGCCGTGAGCGCCAACGCCATCAACAACCTTCCCGCCTACCTCGTGCTCGAGCCCGCGGCGGGCGACCCCGTCGCGCTCATGGCGCTGCTGATCGGCGTGAACCTCGGCCCGCTGATCACGCCCTGGGCCTCGCTCGCGACGCTGCTGTGGCACCACCGCATCACCGCGCTCGGCGTGGAGATCCGCTGGAGCCGCTTCATGGCGTGGGGGACGGTGGCGGCGGTGCCCACGGTGATCGCCGCGGTCGCCGTGCTGGCCCTCGTCGCCGGCTAGTGCCGGGGGTCAGCTCCCTACCGGCCACTCCTCGGCGAGCAGACCGTAGTTCATGCCGTCGAGCCATTCGCCCGAGCGGTGCAGGGCGGTCTTGCGGCTGTGCTCCTCGCGGCGCATGCCGAGCCGCTCCATGAGCCGCCAGGAGGGCTCGTTGTCGGCGAAGCAGCCGGCGTGCACGCGGCGCAGGCCGAGCGGGCCGAAGCACACCTCGATCGCCGCCCGCACCGCCTCGGTCGCATAGCCGCGGCCCGTGGAGGCGGGGTCGAGCACCCAGCCGAGCTCGGCCTCCACGCCCTTCGCGCGCTCGGCGACCTCGAGCTGCGCCCAGGCGTCCTCGATGCGGATCATGAGGTCGCCGATGGGGGTGGGGGCGTCACCCTCGTGCTCGGGCAGGCGCTCGATCAGGTACAGCGACGCCAGTCGGGCGGGCTCGAGGTGGCGCTCGCGGAACGCCTCGATCGTGTCGGGCGCGAGGCCCAACCAGCGGTTCA of the Microbacterium sufflavum genome contains:
- a CDS encoding GNAT family N-acetyltransferase, which translates into the protein MTEGVPWPVRTPRLQLRPCTPDDLDAMWEWRRLPEVNRWLGLAPDTIEAFRERHLEPARLASLYLIERLPEHEGDAPTPIGDLMIRIEDAWAQLEVAERAKGVEAELGWVLDPASTGRGYATEAVRAAIEVCFGPLGLRRVHAGCFADNEPSWRLMERLGMRREEHSRKTALHRSGEWLDGMNYGLLAEEWPVGS